One genomic segment of Candidatus Hydrogenedens sp. includes these proteins:
- a CDS encoding tetratricopeptide repeat protein has product MSQEIPNEEGLGGASLSEIIEEVWQNKLTKVVELFKSRAFADALPVAEECFQYAQQNFDETDPRYAISLNNLAEILRGLHRYTEAEEYARKALATRITIFGEEHTDVANSYHTLGVICHEQRKYTEAERAHLKALEIRRKVLSQKHPDIARSLYNLAGLYMTMKNFAEAEKSAQEALDIREKILGPMHPEVASTLQLMGDIYRQQNDLVLAESLYRRALEIRESALGSNHPETAFTLNALGVLCHAQGKIQEAIHYTERAVNLYRSIWGNASIDVARVLHNLAGYYRTVGRFFEAEQLYQESLTIKQSFLPPKHPDIAVTYYQLAELYKAQGFPQKAEPLSMKCLQIWEEIFGPEDINVGNALCNWAEVLKCLGKLQESEKAYVRALEIWKKKYGSEHPNVATTLNNLGEVYRFQERFIEAERHYLEAIELWRKLSGPEHPNVAAVLSNLGELRKSEHRYEEAERFFRQALQILEKSMGTFNNAVATLYHQLARLFEQQGKYPPAESLYRRALEIREKVLGPLHPDVETILQDLEALYLAQGKYGSAEPLYLRSFEIWKSAYGGMDHPDLARALNNLAGVYQAQRRFKEAEEFYLKAIEMKQRIYGPQHLEVGKTINNLAGLYYETKRYQESDMYYREALKIKQSYLGEDHPELATTYNNMGLLYLALKRFSEAEVYFIKALEIWRKAWGEKDPSVILVLRSLQDVYNQSGNRAKLEEVRKKLMELL; this is encoded by the coding sequence ATGAGCCAAGAAATCCCCAATGAAGAAGGATTAGGGGGTGCTTCACTTAGTGAGATAATAGAAGAGGTATGGCAAAATAAACTTACTAAGGTGGTAGAGTTATTTAAATCGAGGGCTTTCGCAGATGCTCTTCCAGTAGCAGAAGAATGTTTCCAATATGCACAACAGAATTTCGATGAGACAGACCCACGATATGCAATAAGTTTAAATAATCTTGCTGAGATTTTACGTGGTTTGCATAGATACACAGAGGCAGAAGAATATGCCCGAAAAGCATTAGCCACACGAATAACAATTTTTGGTGAAGAGCATACAGATGTTGCTAATAGTTATCATACATTAGGCGTTATTTGCCATGAACAAAGAAAATATACCGAAGCAGAGAGAGCCCACTTAAAGGCGTTGGAAATTCGGAGAAAGGTTTTAAGTCAGAAGCATCCAGATATTGCCCGTTCCTTATATAATTTAGCCGGTTTGTATATGACGATGAAGAATTTTGCAGAGGCGGAGAAAAGTGCTCAGGAGGCTTTAGACATTCGTGAGAAAATTCTCGGTCCGATGCACCCAGAAGTTGCTTCAACATTACAACTAATGGGTGATATATATCGTCAGCAAAATGATCTGGTACTTGCGGAGTCGTTATATAGACGGGCATTGGAGATACGCGAAAGTGCATTGGGTTCCAACCACCCAGAAACTGCATTCACGTTAAATGCATTAGGCGTCCTATGTCACGCACAGGGGAAAATACAAGAGGCAATTCATTATACAGAGCGGGCAGTTAACTTATACCGCTCTATATGGGGTAATGCGAGTATTGATGTAGCAAGGGTATTACATAATTTAGCAGGGTATTATCGGACTGTAGGCAGATTTTTTGAAGCAGAACAGTTATATCAAGAATCACTCACAATTAAACAAAGTTTCCTACCACCCAAACATCCTGACATTGCTGTTACATACTATCAATTAGCAGAGTTGTATAAAGCTCAAGGATTCCCTCAAAAGGCGGAACCTCTTAGCATGAAATGCCTTCAAATATGGGAAGAAATATTCGGACCCGAAGATATAAATGTCGGAAACGCTCTTTGCAATTGGGCAGAAGTCCTTAAATGTTTAGGCAAATTACAAGAATCAGAAAAAGCATACGTCAGGGCATTAGAAATTTGGAAAAAGAAATATGGTTCGGAACATCCAAATGTTGCAACGACATTAAACAACTTGGGGGAAGTATATCGTTTTCAGGAACGATTTATTGAGGCAGAACGACATTACCTTGAAGCCATTGAATTATGGCGAAAATTATCTGGACCAGAGCACCCTAATGTCGCTGCTGTACTATCAAATTTAGGTGAACTACGAAAATCAGAGCACCGTTATGAAGAAGCAGAACGATTTTTCCGCCAAGCACTACAAATCCTTGAAAAGAGCATGGGCACTTTTAATAACGCAGTAGCAACCTTGTACCATCAATTGGCACGTCTATTTGAACAGCAAGGAAAATACCCACCTGCGGAAAGTTTGTATCGGCGTGCCTTAGAAATACGAGAGAAAGTATTAGGTCCTCTCCATCCTGATGTTGAAACGATCCTGCAGGATTTAGAAGCCTTATATCTGGCTCAGGGCAAATATGGTTCTGCAGAACCTCTATATCTTCGTTCCTTCGAGATATGGAAATCGGCATATGGCGGTATGGATCACCCCGATTTAGCAAGGGCATTAAATAATTTAGCAGGTGTATATCAAGCACAACGTCGATTTAAAGAAGCAGAAGAATTTTATTTGAAAGCCATCGAGATGAAACAAAGAATTTACGGACCACAACACTTAGAAGTGGGAAAAACCATAAATAACCTTGCCGGGCTATACTACGAAACAAAAAGGTATCAAGAATCTGATATGTATTACCGTGAAGCACTCAAAATTAAACAAAGCTACTTAGGAGAAGACCACCCTGAGTTAGCCACTACATATAATAATATGGGATTGCTATATCTTGCGTTAAAACGGTTCAGCGAGGCAGAGGTATATTTTATCAAAGCATTAGAAATATGGCGAAAAGCATGGGGAGAAAAAGACCCATCTGTTATTTTAGTTCTTAGAAGTCTACAAGATGTTTACAATCAAAGTGGAAATCGGGCAAAACTTGAAGAAGTCCGTAAAAAGTTAATGGAACTCCTTTAA
- a CDS encoding VCBS repeat-containing protein yields MRSISKYKNFVHKCIVPFLWISAIFICFISLESCKNTNEADPNVPIRYFHAHYQYPTGGNSHYLTHGDFNRDGAIDLAITTYNTNHVAVLLRDSEKGNFKLHVDYPVGKGPGMIVCGQLDGDGFEDLVVLNQDGDSFSTLYGKGDGTFEDPIEFGLTNGAKSSAIALTDANKDGLTDVIIAEYGTGIILLIQNAGARTWGNVDIIHYGSGPRWLLPIDLDKNGEVDLIISNRDSNNISVLLSQPGALFSQKNDYPVGVYPRSIDTCDINGDSYPDLVVANAGSGTYSVLLNDTKGVMTVLSTIQSRKLPTKALLRDINKDGFVDLIGLLYGELTLSTGTIANGPFASAEIFYGTQERTFEYLKTINLGVGAVDIDTADLNADTHEDLMFTLFGLDRVGIIYGDSQFFNKAEERPEFSGDIGTLATANLDSDAEKEIVIASNRAPYFRIFKFDSNQKLVEKGKWDLPSIIQNINLTSIDNGNNSIDMILCLKGQEYVVVYLNNGEGLLQKKGEFSVRAPSINHQTFPSSVAVGDVNNDGNNDLVTANPQADTVSVLLGDGNGSFGPANETVVGDYPMAVKLADVNKDGILDLLFVSSRDPNDPNDTAPSRFVCWLGKGDGTFDKSTQKRYATDGNPRGLLLYDLDKDGDSEAVTVHPGGGSFVVFGAKDNGSFVRVKTIRIGKTSKSLFTWDINNDSFSDLISTNGESIISIILNQGGLDFSSEYYYYVGHSPVSAIPYDIDKDGILDIIIANNASNDLSFVYGRQP; encoded by the coding sequence GTGAGAAGTATATCTAAATATAAGAATTTTGTGCACAAATGCATTGTTCCTTTTTTGTGGATTTCTGCTATTTTCATTTGCTTTATTTCTCTGGAAAGTTGCAAAAATACCAACGAAGCCGACCCAAACGTTCCTATTCGTTACTTTCATGCTCATTATCAATATCCTACGGGGGGAAATAGTCATTATTTAACCCACGGCGATTTTAATCGAGACGGTGCTATTGACTTAGCAATAACTACATATAATACGAATCACGTTGCTGTTTTGTTACGTGATTCGGAAAAAGGTAACTTTAAACTACATGTAGATTACCCCGTTGGCAAAGGTCCTGGCATGATAGTTTGTGGGCAGTTGGATGGAGATGGCTTCGAAGACTTGGTCGTCCTAAATCAGGACGGTGATTCTTTTTCCACACTTTACGGGAAAGGAGATGGAACTTTTGAGGACCCTATAGAGTTTGGGTTAACAAACGGAGCAAAATCTTCTGCAATCGCTTTAACAGATGCAAACAAGGATGGTTTAACAGATGTAATAATTGCAGAATATGGTACAGGTATCATCCTACTTATCCAGAATGCAGGGGCACGAACATGGGGTAACGTAGATATCATTCATTATGGAAGTGGACCTCGTTGGCTACTTCCCATTGATTTGGACAAAAACGGAGAGGTCGATTTAATCATTTCTAACCGTGATTCTAACAATATCTCTGTATTATTAAGTCAACCAGGAGCCCTATTTTCACAAAAAAATGATTATCCTGTCGGCGTATATCCTCGTTCAATAGATACATGTGATATTAATGGAGATAGTTACCCAGACTTAGTTGTTGCAAATGCTGGTTCGGGGACATACTCAGTTTTGTTAAATGATACTAAAGGAGTTATGACAGTTCTATCTACCATACAATCACGGAAATTGCCAACCAAAGCCCTACTACGGGATATAAACAAGGATGGTTTCGTTGATTTGATTGGTTTATTATATGGTGAACTTACCTTGAGCACAGGCACTATTGCTAATGGACCTTTTGCATCGGCAGAAATTTTCTACGGAACACAGGAAAGAACGTTTGAATACTTAAAAACAATCAATTTAGGGGTAGGTGCAGTAGACATAGACACAGCTGACTTAAATGCAGATACCCATGAAGATTTGATGTTTACATTATTCGGTCTCGACCGAGTAGGGATTATTTATGGGGACAGTCAATTTTTTAATAAAGCAGAAGAAAGACCCGAATTTAGTGGTGACATCGGAACATTAGCAACTGCTAATCTCGATAGTGACGCAGAAAAGGAAATAGTTATTGCATCCAATAGGGCTCCGTATTTCCGTATTTTTAAATTTGATTCTAATCAAAAACTTGTAGAAAAAGGCAAGTGGGATTTGCCATCTATTATCCAGAATATAAATCTTACCAGTATTGATAACGGTAACAACTCGATTGATATGATACTTTGCCTAAAAGGTCAAGAATATGTTGTTGTATATTTGAATAATGGCGAGGGTTTACTCCAAAAAAAAGGAGAATTTTCAGTAAGAGCCCCATCTATCAACCATCAAACCTTTCCCTCCTCTGTAGCTGTCGGCGATGTTAATAATGATGGAAATAATGACCTTGTCACAGCCAATCCACAAGCGGATACCGTCTCTGTTCTCCTTGGCGATGGTAACGGCTCATTCGGTCCAGCAAACGAAACAGTGGTTGGTGATTATCCCATGGCGGTGAAACTTGCTGACGTAAATAAGGATGGAATCCTTGATTTACTTTTTGTGAGTAGTCGTGACCCAAATGACCCAAATGATACTGCTCCATCACGGTTCGTATGTTGGCTCGGGAAAGGAGATGGAACCTTTGACAAAAGCACACAAAAACGATACGCTACAGACGGGAATCCACGTGGACTACTGCTCTATGATCTGGATAAAGATGGTGATTCAGAAGCAGTAACGGTTCACCCAGGTGGAGGAAGTTTCGTGGTATTTGGGGCTAAAGATAATGGCTCATTTGTGAGGGTTAAAACAATTAGAATAGGTAAAACATCCAAATCTTTATTTACATGGGATATAAATAATGATAGTTTCTCCGATTTAATATCTACAAATGGAGAAAGTATCATTTCCATAATCTTAAATCAAGGCGGATTAGACTTTTCTTCAGAGTATTACTATTACGTAGGACATAGTCCTGTATCTGCTATCCCTTACGATATCGACAAAGATGGAATTTTAGATATAATTATTGCAAATAATGCATCGAATGACTTGTCTTTCGTTTATGGGAGACAACCTTAA
- a CDS encoding GDP-mannose 4,6-dehydratase, which produces MNKRALITGAGGFVGQHLFRYLSQCGWDVFGCDIHPQKNIIQCDVQDEQQVKTLLNTLPPLTHVFYLSAITFVPQSVQDPSNCFKVNTDSVVVFTDILRKYFGENVKFIFISTSEVYGPPVFLPIDETHPLNPQNPYAISKLSSDLYCQYLARHGLLSTIVVRPFNHSGAGQNERFVLSNFAKQFAEMQIGLKDPVLYVGNIEVERDFLHVDDVVCAYEMLANCGEEGEVYNLCSGISVALSTVIDILQELTNLKIEVVVENTRRRKHDIKKIYGSSQKIKRNIGWSPKKDINNILIDLLAFWKDKLANAS; this is translated from the coding sequence ATGAATAAACGTGCTTTAATTACTGGTGCAGGTGGATTTGTCGGTCAACATTTATTTAGATACCTAAGTCAATGTGGTTGGGATGTCTTTGGCTGTGATATTCATCCACAGAAGAATATTATCCAATGCGATGTCCAAGATGAACAACAAGTTAAAACCCTTCTAAATACGCTTCCACCATTGACACATGTTTTTTATCTCTCTGCAATTACATTCGTTCCTCAGTCAGTTCAAGACCCTTCTAATTGTTTCAAGGTGAATACGGATAGTGTTGTAGTATTTACCGACATACTCAGGAAATATTTTGGAGAAAATGTTAAGTTTATTTTTATAAGCACCTCTGAAGTATATGGACCTCCTGTGTTTCTGCCTATTGACGAAACGCATCCATTAAATCCACAAAATCCATATGCAATATCAAAACTCAGTTCTGATTTATACTGCCAATATCTGGCACGACATGGTCTGTTGTCTACTATTGTAGTGCGACCTTTTAACCATTCAGGAGCGGGACAAAATGAGCGATTTGTATTATCCAATTTTGCGAAACAATTTGCTGAAATGCAGATTGGGCTTAAAGACCCTGTATTATATGTTGGCAATATCGAGGTAGAGCGGGACTTCCTGCATGTCGATGATGTTGTTTGTGCTTATGAAATGCTTGCCAATTGCGGGGAAGAAGGAGAAGTATATAATTTATGTTCAGGAATATCAGTTGCTTTAAGTACTGTGATAGATATTCTTCAAGAATTAACAAATCTTAAAATAGAAGTGGTTGTTGAAAACACAAGAAGACGGAAGCACGATATTAAAAAAATTTATGGAAGTTCACAAAAGATTAAACGGAATATAGGTTGGTCGCCGAAAAAGGATATAAATAATATATTAATAGATTTACTGGCATTCTGGAAAGATAAACTTGCTAACGCATCCTGA
- a CDS encoding metallophosphoesterase produces MKRISVVSDLHIFCSRSNWEKKLSAIEEAIQSSDIFVFNGDTFDFRWANEEKANDVFQQAVQFLRSIVLKNPKCQIHLNLGNHDHHRQFCQLLTQLENELPNFSWHPYYLRIGNIVFLHGDASIRKMRHSQLQKYRARWEHKPTRNDAFLNQIYDVAVQMKTHVVVSRLYFRRRRTARNLLWYLEDLALGKNSGITEVYFGHTHVPLRNFRYKGITFHNSGTAYKGMKLNILRTLVL; encoded by the coding sequence ATGAAAAGAATATCCGTCGTTTCTGATTTACATATTTTTTGTTCTCGCTCAAATTGGGAAAAGAAACTATCTGCAATTGAAGAAGCAATACAATCATCTGATATATTTGTTTTCAATGGAGATACCTTCGATTTCCGCTGGGCAAATGAAGAGAAGGCAAACGATGTTTTCCAGCAAGCTGTTCAATTCTTGCGAAGCATTGTTCTTAAAAATCCAAAATGCCAGATACACCTAAATTTAGGCAATCATGACCATCATCGACAATTTTGCCAGTTATTAACTCAATTAGAAAATGAACTTCCTAACTTTTCGTGGCACCCTTATTATTTAAGAATAGGGAATATCGTTTTTCTTCATGGAGATGCGTCTATCCGTAAGATGAGACACAGTCAATTACAAAAATATCGAGCCCGTTGGGAACATAAGCCAACACGGAACGATGCTTTTCTAAATCAGATTTATGATGTTGCTGTCCAAATGAAAACACATGTTGTTGTATCTCGACTATATTTTCGACGCCGTCGCACAGCACGAAATTTATTATGGTATCTTGAAGACCTTGCATTGGGAAAAAATTCGGGTATTACCGAGGTCTATTTTGGACATACTCATGTGCCTTTGCGAAATTTCCGTTATAAAGGCATAACATTCCATAACTCAGGTACCGCTTACAAGGGGATGAAACTAAATATTCTCCGTACCCTTGTACTTTAA
- the gmd gene encoding GDP-mannose 4,6-dehydratase: protein MVNNQEKRRALITGITGQDGSYLAEFLLSKGYEVFGIVRRSSTETFERIAHIQEQIHLIQADLTDQVSVIEAIQVADPNEVYNLAAQSFVPTSWKQPILTGDVTALGVTRVLEAIRVVNPKIRFYQASSSEMFGKVKETPQNENTPFHPRSPYGVAKVYGHMITVNYRESYDIFACSGILFNHESPRRGLEFVTRKITHGVACIVHGLKDELRLGNLDAKRDWGYAGDYIEAMWLMLQQEQPDDYVIASEETHSVREFCEIAFAHVGLDWEKYVRVDEQFYRPAEVNLLLGDCSKAKAKLGWKKRHSFEDLIHMMVDADLKFVERHIRELRYKHE, encoded by the coding sequence ATGGTAAATAATCAAGAAAAACGTCGTGCCCTTATCACAGGAATTACAGGGCAGGATGGCTCATATCTCGCCGAGTTTTTACTATCGAAGGGATATGAAGTGTTCGGAATTGTTCGACGTTCAAGTACGGAGACGTTTGAACGTATTGCTCATATTCAGGAACAAATACATCTAATTCAAGCGGACCTTACAGACCAGGTATCCGTTATCGAAGCCATCCAAGTAGCGGACCCGAATGAAGTTTATAATTTAGCGGCACAATCATTTGTTCCAACGTCGTGGAAACAACCTATTCTTACTGGTGATGTAACCGCTTTAGGGGTAACCCGTGTTCTTGAAGCCATACGTGTTGTCAATCCCAAGATACGTTTTTATCAGGCATCATCCAGCGAGATGTTTGGGAAGGTAAAAGAGACACCTCAAAATGAAAATACACCGTTTCATCCACGTAGCCCCTATGGGGTGGCAAAAGTTTATGGACACATGATAACCGTGAATTATCGCGAAAGTTATGACATATTTGCTTGCTCAGGAATATTGTTTAATCACGAATCTCCACGGCGGGGACTCGAATTTGTAACACGAAAGATAACGCACGGGGTTGCTTGTATCGTGCATGGTCTTAAAGATGAATTAAGGTTAGGTAATTTGGATGCGAAACGAGACTGGGGATATGCGGGTGATTATATTGAAGCGATGTGGCTTATGCTACAACAGGAGCAACCGGATGATTATGTCATTGCCAGTGAGGAGACACATAGTGTTCGTGAATTTTGTGAGATTGCTTTTGCTCATGTTGGATTGGATTGGGAAAAATATGTCCGTGTTGACGAACAGTTTTATCGTCCCGCAGAAGTAAACCTGCTGTTAGGGGATTGTTCCAAAGCAAAAGCGAAATTAGGTTGGAAAAAGAGGCATTCCTTTGAAGATTTGATTCATATGATGGTAGATGCAGACCTGAAATTTGTTGAGAGACACATTCGGGAATTAAGGTACAAACATGAATAA
- a CDS encoding GDP-mannose 4,6-dehydratase — MKVLITGVAGFIGSSLADRLIMFKNRVIGIDDFSPTYKPEIKRRYIEGATKSEYFKLYEADICNRDAIYEIFEQESPEVVVHLAARAGVRPSLQNPEEYYRVNIIGSQNILDACRDFQPSHLVFASSSSVYGGSKAIPYSEVDPVMFPISPYAVTKRTNELQAHVYSSVYGVNVTMLRFFTVYGPRQRPDMGIHKFTKQILHGEPVILFGDGSSARDYTYIDDILDGLIKSIERPFRYEIFNLGESRTTKLIDLIEIISEAVGKPVEINWQPRQPGDVEITFADITHARTLLDYRPCIPIEEGIRRYVRWFKTFYEIG, encoded by the coding sequence ATGAAGGTTCTTATTACAGGAGTGGCAGGTTTTATTGGTTCAAGTCTTGCGGACAGACTTATTATGTTTAAGAATCGGGTTATAGGAATTGATGACTTTAGTCCAACATATAAGCCGGAAATAAAAAGAAGATATATAGAAGGTGCTACTAAGTCCGAGTATTTTAAGTTGTATGAAGCAGATATTTGCAATAGAGATGCAATATATGAAATTTTTGAACAGGAGTCCCCGGAGGTTGTTGTTCATTTAGCAGCACGAGCAGGAGTTCGTCCCTCTTTACAAAATCCAGAGGAATATTATAGGGTAAATATTATTGGTTCGCAGAATATTTTAGATGCGTGTAGAGATTTTCAGCCATCGCATCTTGTCTTTGCATCCAGTTCTTCGGTGTATGGAGGTAGTAAGGCTATTCCTTATTCTGAGGTGGATCCGGTAATGTTCCCTATTAGTCCTTATGCTGTTACAAAACGGACAAATGAACTCCAAGCACATGTTTATAGTTCTGTGTATGGTGTGAATGTAACAATGCTACGGTTTTTTACCGTATACGGTCCTCGCCAACGACCTGATATGGGTATACATAAATTTACAAAACAAATTCTCCATGGTGAGCCGGTTATCCTTTTTGGAGATGGTTCTTCAGCAAGAGATTATACATACATTGATGATATTTTGGATGGACTTATCAAAAGTATTGAACGTCCATTTCGATATGAGATATTTAATTTGGGTGAGAGTCGAACGACAAAATTGATTGATTTAATTGAGATTATTTCTGAGGCGGTTGGTAAGCCTGTTGAAATAAATTGGCAACCCAGACAGCCGGGAGATGTAGAAATTACGTTTGCTGATATTACCCATGCACGTACATTGCTGGATTATCGTCCTTGCATTCCGATTGAAGAAGGTATCCGAAGGTATGTTCGCTGGTTTAAAACATTTTATGAAATAGGTTAG